The DNA segment ggcggtccttgggcttcccacaggtcagggaaccctgattgctcttcgagcagatgagggagggtgacttgatcgggggagggggagggaaatgggaggcggttgcggggaggaggcagaaatccttaataaataaataaattaaaaaaaaagagagaaaaaaaaataaaagcaacacatatacagaaaaaaaaaagaaatataaaatataaggtAGAAGAGCTACAAATCCTTTAGCAATACAGTAACTGCACACCTGTACGTGTCCCTTAGTAACACTAACTAAAGCTGTCTGCCCCCCAGATGTTTGCACTGCTGTGGAAGACACAAGGTCAGTAATGGGCAGAAACACTGATGACCAAGACGGCACCTATGCAGAAGGAACCGCCAAACGGCCTACAGAGGAAAACAGACCTCAGGGGAAGCCCAGTGTTAAGAAATCACAGAGCAGTAAGGGTAAAGACATCATTCTGAgcacattttatttgaaaaacaattttcttgCTCCCAGCCTCACAGGCTGACACTAACTTCCTTCTCCATGTCTGTGAACTCTTGGAACAACTCAAGAGGCTCCCCTGGCTAGGCCAGGACAAGACCCTTGTAATAAGTGCTTAGGAAAAATTTTTTTCCAGTGTTCAATTACACAcatgcatctgtgcacacacacaccccccttTCACGATGCTGGGGTGTAACAAAtgccatttttcctttctctagccTCAGCATACACAGATCAAACCTTgtacaaaatacaaaatgaatttttgttgttgtttggagtcagggtctgtgcagccctagctgtcttggaactcactatgtatcagAGCACTAACggcctctgctggaattaaaggggtttGCTACCACACTTGattgaaagaattttttttaaacaaaatttgagTACCAAATGACAGTCTTTGAGATCACAGAATATTTGAAAGTGAAGTGGTAAGATGGCCTTCCCTGCCTATGTTATTGGGTTAGCTGTCCCATACATTACATATACACTAAAAATTACATTAGCAAAACTTTGTGGAATGTTACCTATTTCTCAGGCCTGGaaatcccttctttccttctcttccttttgtaattttgagacatggtttctctgtgtagctctggctgtcctggaactcactctgtagaccaggctggcctcaaactcacagagatcctcctgcctctgcctcccgagtgctgggatttaagacagGCACCACCAATGTCAGCTCCTTCTTTTCTTGATGTCTTGACTTAAATAAGACAAACAATAAACCCTATTAGGAAGGGCTAGAATTTTCCTTCATTGTGTGAGACCCATGGGTCCTGTTGGCTGCTATCTTTAGGTTGCAGCCTTCATTCCTAGATCCATTAGAACAACACACACCCCCCTTAACTCTTCTGCTGCCACAAGCAATGCTGCCCACCTGCCACTAAAGCCACGTCTAACTTGttacaggacaggagggagaaagCTGTCTGAGAACTTCCGACTGTGACCCTGGACTTTGCTGTGCTCGCCATTTTTGGACAAAAATTTGCAAGCCGGTTCTACTAGAGGGGCAGGTCTGCTccaggagagggcagaaggacGCTGCCCAAGCCCCAGAAATCTTTCAGCGCTGTGACTGCGGTCCTGGACTAGTGTGTCGAAGTCAGGTGACTGGAAACCAGCAACAGACACGGCTAAGAGTATGCCAGAGAATATGACTGTAACACGGCTGTAAACACGGAACTCACAGCCAGGCActaaatttattattgttatttttttattttgtttttttgagacggagcttcattgtgtagccccggctgggCTGGAACTTGCTGTCAAcctggctgtcttgaactcatagagatccgcctgcttctgccttttggGTACTTCTTCGGGTAGAGGAAGgagttttcagacagggtttcaaagtcagctatgcagcccaggctgtcctcaaactcactgtctTCTTACCTCAAGCTCCAGGTTGGGATAACCGACGAGCACTATACCCAGCATAAATATAGAACCAAACCTAGCAACTGAAATACACAGTAACCAGAGTACTACGAGATGCTTTTTGTCTCCTTTCTAGAATACTGACATGATTCTACAATAAAAC comes from the Microtus pennsylvanicus isolate mMicPen1 chromosome 9, mMicPen1.hap1, whole genome shotgun sequence genome and includes:
- the Dkk4 gene encoding dickkopf-related protein 4, coding for MVLVALLGLSWFCSPLGALVLDFNNIKSSTDVQGTGKGSQCASDKDCSAGKFCFTLHDDRSLCATCRRARRRCQRSAMCCPGTICVNDVCTAVEDTRSVMGRNTDDQDGTYAEGTAKRPTEENRPQGKPSVKKSQSSKGQEGESCLRTSDCDPGLCCARHFWTKICKPVLLEGQVCSRRGQKDAAQAPEIFQRCDCGPGLVCRSQVTGNQQQTRLRVCQRI